The DNA sequence ATACCTTCTAATGACTCCCCACTCGATACGAGTCAATCTAGGAACATGACCCAGTCCAACATGGTCCAAGTACTCCACGAACTCCCTCTTTGAAAACCATGGGTAATCGATGGCACTATAAAACCATTCAAAAGTGCACCATCTCCGTGCTTGATGTGAAGACAGGCAGTTAATAAGCTTTCCCTACAATAATCCAAAATAAATTGGCATCTTTCCTAATTAAAGATTATGAATCAATTAGTACTATTGTATAAAAAGGAATATAATTAACCTTGGGACTAGAGGAACTATTCTGGACCGAAGCACAGGATTTATTATGCTGACTACTGAAAATATTTCCAGACACCACTGGATCTCCTTCTGCCATTGGTTTTGGTTTTCCCATTTTTCTTCTAGGCCTTCCTTTGTTTACTTGACCGACTTGGTTAGCAGATGAAACCTTTATGGGAGATGAAGTTGAATCATCCCCTTCTCTTTTGTCATTACCACTTGAAGACATCTTTCCCGGGGATTTAACTACCTTTGGTTGTCTTGGATATGTTGTAGAAACAGATGATCGCTTACCTTTAACCATTGATTTCTTGACCTCATCAGTATCCTATAATGAAGATAATGTTCGGGTATGATAAGTAGATACATGAAAATGGTAGAGAGGACAGTTTTGGGAGATCAAGGAAATTTCATAGATTTATACAAAATGAAATACAGAAATGAAAACTTCAGAAGCAAAACGGAAAAGTAAGCAACTAGAATACATGTGTGTAGAATACAGTGTGTGAAATATGAGAGACTTTTAAGATGTAATAAAACCACTCACCTAACATCTTAAGCATTTGGGCAAAGTCTTGACAATGGTATAATATTATCTAATAACTATGTACCTTGGTTAATCacccaaaaaatatatatatgtacctTGATTTTCTGGGAGCCACTGAGGTGAGAATCAGTATGTGTTTCATCATTCTGCATCAAACAAGTTACTTCTTAGTGCATACCATATATATAAACATACACAAAATACAGAGAAAGTCATAAACCATAAATTTTGAAACTGAATTCCGGAAATTAAGTTCACACGTTTAGGCTAAAAGATTTCTGTTTCCTTTTCCTGATTCCTGCATTAAGCTGGTTCACACCCTCCCCTTCAGGAATAGCAGCTCCGTCAGAGAAGATCTTGCCTAATGCACTTGAAGCAGTTCTTTCAATCTTAGTTGCCTTATGCATTTTCACTTTAGACTCCTCAACATCATGGTTTCCTTCTCTGACCTGTGCTGATGACTCTGAGGCCAAAAATAATAGAACATGAAAAGATTTTATGCCATATATTTCAACAGACCAACAGTTGAGCATGGATGATACATTCTGAGAGAAATTTCTCATGGGAAGAGATTGGTTGCTGAAAAGCCAGAAGTGGTCTTGAATTAAAATGATAGGATAGTTGGTTCGAAAAATAGCAAGCAGGATGAGAGAAAACTAGTTACTGTAATCAGTAACGTGTCAGAAAATCTTTGTTTGCAAGACTCTTCTGGTGGCAGATGAGATCTTTATTTGTGAACTCCCATGAAAAGAagtcttttcaaatttaaattggtATCTAATGTCTGGAAATCAAACCAAATGGCTAGAGAGACCATTTAATATCGGGCAAGGTTATTGGAAACCCGAGAATTGTGCATCAGAAGGGAGGATCAGGACTGGGGTATATAACCAGTTTCATGTCAATGCAAGTTAATTGTTTGTTCCGAATGACTTATGGGAGAAGGAAAATTATAAATGGAATTAGATTAAAATGTCAGAAATCTTAAGATGTCTTACCACTGTCAGCATTCGTAACAGGCATCATCAAAGACAGATCAGCCAAAGTTTTCAGAGCATCAAAAGCCGAAGCTTCATCTACAAAAGAGAAGTGGGAAAGGGATATGGATGCATTAGTAACTTAGTAACTTCTGTACTTCATTTTACAAAGTTGAAGTCCATGAAATggtaaaaggaaaaaagaaaaggatatgCTAAATACTTAAGTCGtaaatcatttttctttttcaaatttgaaacaAAAACCCCCTTGGTTATAAAGTAGGAAACAATACAAATTATTAATTAGATGAAGAGAGTTAACTTTCTACCTTTCTCAACCTGTAGTTTTTTACTTCTCTTCTTTGAACCCTTGTAAGAAGAGGGACTTGGATTCTTTGCATTTGCAAAATCAGTgctaaaatttgatttgataaaattcagatttttaccaTCATCTGTCCCACTTGAGGCTTCCTTTATCTCATCCAAATGCATGTTTAAACTTTCCTCAGGTTCTAAATTGTTCCCAGTGTGTTTTACTCTCTTTTCTCGACTCCTTCCTTTTCCAGTGTTTTCCCTACTTGTCCAATTAACTGTTTTTCTATTATAATCTCCATTGTCTCCTTCTGTGCTTCCTAAACTCAATTCAGAACTACCCCCATCCAAATCAGAACTGCAAAACTTGGATCCAGCTATTTCTGATTTAACCTGTGGACAACCATAACTACCTAGACTAAGTTTTCTGAGAGAAATAACAAAAGACCACTTAAGTCGTCATAGGAGTAACTTGTTACCTTCTTCCCACTTTTCTTACTAGGTGATGGCGCTGCTCTCTTGTTTGGAGACGCAGAAATTTTTGAGGAGCCACCTCTTTGTGAAGCCTCGGCCAATGCTAATGCAATCTTATGAGTAACATCATTAGTATCAACCATTTGTTTGCGCCCCTGTCTGGCAGATGAAAATAACTTCTCTGCATTATCTTTACCAATGGAATGTGAAATAGGTACTCGAGGAGTCCGTTTTCTGACAGCATGAGGAGTAAGCCCTGAAACGATCTCAGAAAATAAAATGGTAAGATCATTACAGATTTTATTCAAGAGAAATctagatatatttttttctaaaaaaaaaattccaaagataAGTAACAATAATCCCTTAATGCAACAATTAATGagtttttttttaaaggaaacacatgtaaattaaaatacaataaagAGGAAATAACATTGGCATGTGCTTGACATATTAACCCACCAGAATTCCTAGTCTTCAACAGCGACAAGCAACCATCACCTGATGCAACAGATTGTGATTGAGAATGATCTGAAAAGGGTCCCTCTAATGTTTTATGGTCATTCATTTGTTTTCTTCGCAAACGTTTTTGAGACCTTTTAGATACTTCTGCATCTTCATTGCTCTCCTTTTCACTGTCACTTCCTCCCTGACAATGAAATTACATATATTTTCATTTCTTATAACTAAATTTCCATAAGTTGGTTCTGTTACAAATTGTAATACTAATTCAAACCAAAAGAATGTAACAGGAGGGGAATCTTTAATATCACAGTTGGACGGGAAAACAACTTGCAATTGGACGGTAATGTAGCAAAAATAGGAATGCCAGTGTAAATGTTAAAGAAAATGTGCCAAAAGTTTAAATTTATTCTTACCAGTACACTATAATGATCCGTCATCATTGCTATCAGTCCAACAACAGAAGCAGTGCCCTCTGGAAGAGATAAGTATGCCTAAAAATAAATCCAAAGAATAACATGTTTTACGAACAATAGGCCACTCTTACTAATATCCATTCTACTAGAAATGTAACCCTTAACAAAATGAAAACAATCATGGTGTATACCAGATCATACAAAAACAACACCATAAGTAGTATATTTTTGGTCATCCATGGCAATGAGGTTTGAATCCCTCGCTTCATGTATACTAGCTAACCCTGTCACCACTAGAGTACTAGATCACTCCTAATGGCTTACAAAGGTGGTATTTAAAAGTATAAGAATACAAAATTGCTAAAATCACTTTAAGACCTCTACACatgttttagaattttttttcttcatgAATAGTGAATAAATGGAGTATCCAACTCAGTAATATGAATAAAGTAATTGCGATGTTCAAACTTATGCAGCATTTACCCTGTTCATTGTGTACAAAGCTTCTACCATTTCCACGGATCTATTACGTACTGCAAGAGAAACCTGCAAACATGGTATAACTGTCACTGAAGGATATTTTCACTAATAACAATGCACAGGGAAGTTGTCATGCATCAAAGATTCACAAAACAGCCTCGATCCTCCAACTTCCCATGGAGTTTTAAGCAACAGTGTTTTCTAGATACATGGTCATTCATAGTAGATAAAAAACCTGATGATGAGAGTTAACTTTTAGCCATTATGTAGGACTAAAAAATATAACTAACCTTCTTCCAGTCTTTTCCATATTTACGGTAAGCTTCATAGAAATGCTCAAGTTCCTCCTTGCTCCATTGTGGCCCTAACATGTCAGCCAATTTTCTCTTCTGCATATCatcaaaatttgaaacaattataaatatgaaaataaaattcatattgaCCAACCAATTGCACCAATCTTTTTGAATTTTGGTCAAAGGGACAAAATGAACATTAAGTAATGGGAAAAATTCTTTCCCTTCTTTTAATTGCATACATGTGTAAGAAAAGAAGTTATTTCCAAAGAAGTTATGAAACATTCACCTTCTGAGTGCCAGGACTTGCCTTCTGCTTATTCTTGCTAGCATTTTCTGCATTTTTATCTTTACTCAAAGCAGCTTCACGAACATTAGGAAACCTCTTATTTACACTTCTGGATTTTTTGGAAGGGGCCATAATCTGAAAATAAGCAGAAGGGCATCAGAGttagaaaatcattttcaaaagaaACTAGGTCTAATGAAGTAACTTGACAAAGATCTCAGCAAAATCTTCACAATGTAAAGCTTCCATACTTGAGGCTCTAAAGTTTGCTCTAGATGACCAAATACTGAAATGGAATCTCGTTTCTCCCTAAATACAACATGGATGAGGAACAAAATCCAGAAGATACACCCTGAAAATCAGCTTACAGCCCTGAAGTCCATTTGTGATTGAATATATGATGCACATTTGACAATACCATCTTCAGCATCACAACAAACACAACATTTTTCTCCCTATATACACTATGTTAGAGGGCAGCAGATTGTACAACGACAAATAAGTTGGACAGAAATATAGTCTTACTATGCAGTTGGATAAAAACAAAACCTGAGATACAAGTATTTAGCAAAAATAATGAATAAGAAAGTTCAAGCTCCTTGCCCTTGTGGGAACTGGAAAATCTACCCACATAGTAACAATGGACGACAGGCCCTTAGCCCAAATTGCATCAAGCTGGTCTTTTATAGAGATTTTTCAAATtccaaaagaagaagcaaatATAAACAGCTCTTAATTTTTTGATTGCATTGCAAGTTTGAAACCTTTTTACCACAAAGGCTAATAGCCTATAAGCGATTGCATTGCAAACTCAACTTTGTTATCACTCCTTTTTCTTAGTTAATTTTCATGAACTTGTTTCCTTATTTTGTATCCCATCGATAACCCAGAAACCAAGTTACAGGCACCCAGATGCAGCCATAGAAGTTGCTCCTTGTCAGTTAAATAAACTACAAACATGCGCTGAAGAGAAAGATTCTTCCAAGGAAGCAAGACAGCATCACATTTAGAAACTTTCACAGTATGCAATCTAATCTCACAGACCCAAACCCATTTCCCCTCTCTGAAGAACGAGAACACAGTTTCTTACTCATTCCTCGATCATCCCGCCAACAAACATAAAATCCATTTGAAACTAAGAATCCCAGTTCAGTACTAAACATAAACGAAAGAATAAGAAATCACAGTTAGAAATAGCCCCAACTAGAAGCAAAGGAAACAATTTTCAGCTCAGTTAAAGTTTGGCAGCTAAGATAAGAAACTAACAAgtagatagaaaaaaaaaacacaaaagggAAAATCAAGTGCATGTGCGGGGAATAAACTCAGAACCCATAACCGAAATTGTAGAAACCTTGAGAATTAATTGATCCAGTTAATTCACTTGCCCCTAAGATAAGACCCAACCCATCCAGCATTTCAGGTTagctcatgaaaaaaaaaatcaaaaccaaacaaAGAATTCAACTACTTTTGCCGAATCAACCCACTCTGATCCGCGGTCTCTAATTAGCAACCACAattcaaaaaaggaaaaaagtaacGCACAATTGAAATTGGGAATTTAAGCAGAAGGAAAAACAATTGTCGTTTTGCGGCAATAGAATGAGCGAGAAGAGAGGAAAAGGAATTGAAGCTCACCGATCGTAGAGAACTGAAATTGCGAATTGAAGGCGTAACAGTGATTCTGTGGAGGGATCTGATTGGAATCTTTAAGAAGAAGATGAAGTCGAGAGTGACAGAGAAAGCATATAATAGAAACAAGAGATGAAGAAGCAAGTAGTAGTTGTAGTTGTTGGTGTTGTGAACAAAATGAAATCGAGGGCATAACCGCGAAACTTTAAAATAATTGGTGCCaagtttcctttctttctttctttcccttcaCACGCTTTAAACTGAGTTAAGTGTTGTGAAGTGAAActgaatttaaattttcaaaaactaacaatgttttttttttttccatttcaatTTGCAACGTATTGACGATTATTTAAATGAATTAGTTAATGTTGTGTACTTTTAACAATTGTATAATTAATACTACTGGTGGTTTATGTTTATATGAAGTTTTAAAGAATTCAGTTGTTTAATATTTGTATGGTCACCATCAAAAGTTGATTGAAGATAAATCTGGTACTATTGTACTGGGTTATTGGGGTTGGGATTGGTTTAACGCACAAATGAGCATTGGTTATTGTTATAGCACATCAATGCATCCCAAAAATCTTCTATATACAGGGTATAGAGTTAAGATTTGCGTTAGAATTTGATATACAGAAGCAGTTCTATAGCTATAGCAGAGAATATAGCAGCGTTCAAATTGAATCACACGCGCATGCAATGTTCAAGGTGAAGACTCAGTTTGTCCTTATgtaaaattgatagttgagaatTATTATATGATGATTTATGATTTAGTTAAATTTGTCTTAGATATAAACTTCACATAAAGATATTTGCAtacaaatttttgtaaaaaaaaaaatttggaggcTAGCAACTTTATTCAATTATGTCTAGCATGTAATcagcaaaaaaaaatgaataatcctatattattagatgaaatttcataccattaaaaatattattgatgactatttgatggttacaaatcacaaaagttgttaGCTCCTAGTACTCCTCTTTTTATAATTGATCAATTATATTGTACATTTGGTGAAAAATGTACCATTGTCTTTCTTTTTATCTAAGTGtgggatttttttttatatggtatTTTTAATTTCATAGGTTAAGAATTAAtccattataaattttatttaagagtttgtcaGTTACTCAATAATTCATTACACACAAAACTAAATTGGAACTCTCAGAAATTTGTTTAGCCAAACAAGTCACCTATCCAATTAGTTAGTCAAAGGTGGGATTTTTTCGCCAAGAGCCCAAGAGAAGTGTGACTGTGTGagattctttttttttcattggttTGGGCCTGTAACTGTTGTAAGCCCAATCTCAACTATAAATTGGGGTGTTAAGTGCTCTTGTTGGACTATTGTTTCTTTCATTTGACGTAAATGCATGGGCATGGTATTTTTAGTGGTTTTTGTTTCACCTAAAACTTTATTTCAGTTTTCtcattgtaaaattaatttttcgtTCCTTCTTGAAATTTAACTTAATTCTACACATATGGAGAAGTGGTAATATAATAGCATTATCATGTAAGaaacaagataataaaatagacaaacaaataaaattgGTAACATTTACTACATCCGAAGGGAGTATAAGTGTATAACTGATTCAAAGGTGCAACAAAATTCAAAGGCATGAAACAGCTCGTCTATCTATCAGTTTATAACAATTTTATGACAAATATATGCTTCCTTTTACAAATAATTGCAACAGAATAAAATGggagaaaatattttagttttgggAGTACAttactattttaaattataaaattttaatttaaaacgcTGATAAATTTAAACGAAATTAGTTTTATATCTACTAAAGATGATTTTTATATAACAAAACTattcaaatattaatttattcATGTTGTGTATATTTATTtacattttgaatttttatgaataaaaataataattttttttcataagtatataatttatttaatttattcatgaataaattttttaacattctaaaatttttataaataaaaatgtatttttttgtcGAATAAAATTTGACATGATGAATGTTAATATGACGTTATTTTCTTACATTATGAATAGCACTTAAGAAATAAATTGACAgcagaaattaaaagaaacagaaattttttaaattttaccaaattagaaaataaaaattaaaaattgattaatttataaagaataaaacttatttaagaaagaaaaatTGCAGTCCAGTATAGGCACGGGCAAAAAATATCTAGCCGACATTTTAAAATGCAAATGGGCCGTTGGATAGTCTAAGATCTAATCTGAGCCGTTGATTCCACACACGCTATTGCCAATTGTCAGCAGCTGACGTTAACAATCCCTGTCGCAGGAGTCACTTCACGCGCCTCAGTGGTGCGTGCGACCCACTTGCCTTTCAGACTTCACACTAGCATTACTGCAACTCCAACTggctttctgtttcattctctttttcttttgggcaaagattttttttagtttgttaaaaattttaaaaatattttaaaattttattttattttaaaagtttttatttatattaaatatactttttattattaatttttaaaaaaaattaggattaatttagtattaattttataagaaaaattattaatataaataaattggagatatttatcatatattattattaaattaattttaaatttttaaaaaaattatctgttaaagatatatttaatacaaattaaaatttttttagacaaaataaaaacaaataaattatatattttatttttttaattgtctttttttattatttcaaaacaacaaaaaacgaagaaaaaattaagatagAAGTGGCCAATGAGTTATAGAAGTGATTGTGGATCAGTTTCAATTTGAATTACATAATTTGttataatttgaattagaattatttaattttatttttaaatttcatgtAATCTGATTTAATAATCTTGCCTTTCGATTTGAGTACAAGTTAAAAAAATCTTCATGGAAAAGCAAGTGGGACGATGAAGTAGAATGGCCAGCTGTCATTTATCAACTGGTAAGACTGTATGTAAgagtcatttttttaaatattttatgaaatAAGCTTTATGTTTCATAAAATAAGTATATCTTTTCATTTCCAAAAAACATTAATAAAGTAGAAAAAACAATAAAGAGTAAATAAAtatcattttataaaatatgattcgAAAATACGGAATGCCTACGGACTACAGTTGCTCCTAGCTAGTATTACTCTctaaattaatttcttaattcaAAGCAtacaatttttgaaacaaaaaaaattttacgcatcaaaattaatcattaaaattaataattatgtattatttgtatataaatattaaataatttaatttatttttaatgtataattatattatgtatatattaaaattagtcactaaaataaaatatatattaaaatataaaatataaaatatataataactaatttaaaaatatatgataattaatttaaatatataaataatatttttataaatatatattttatattgtaatatatattctattttaataattaatttgatatatacctAGCACAAGTTGATTTTTCACTCCTCTGTTTTTCATGGAACTCTGCATGATATCATTGCACggcaacattttatttttttgggggGTATAATTTGCTTAAATTATGTAACATACTATGACCGCTAAGATTACATGTTCCTTGAATTATAAGTTATAGCTGGCAATATCCTAAACAAGAAATTTATCACTAAATCCAGTCACTTGATAAATTAAATACTCATAAAGTTATATGTCTTCTATTTGAATTAGGGTTTTGGTCGTAGCTATTCTTAAGACACTTTAAAGgttataatatgaaaaaaatgtttattaAGAAACATTAAGTTTTTAATAACCTTAAATGTACTGGTTATTCTTTTAAATAAGAAAGTTTATATTTATAATGTGAACGAGTGTCAAAGCTACGTTAACAAAATCTTTGAATTAAGTGACCCTCCCTgtgatctatttttttttttaattattggtgatattttatttaatagaGAAATAAATATAATATGCAGAAGTCaggacaaaaacaaaaaaaaaattttaaatatttatgaacaagtaaaattgtaagaagaaaataacataaaaaagtaaataaaataatttaggatATTATATATAAGACAAAATAAATAGTTTCTGGTTAAACTTAAACAATGTTGCTAGCACTTTTTTTGGAGGCTCTTCGACATGCTTGAAGGCTCGTCGACATCTCTCCTTCCAAATATTTCAAGCTATAATCAAAATCAATTGAGCTCTATGAGAGCTTGTTTCCTGAAGTCTAATTTGTAATATTGAATCCCTCCACCAATTGAAGAACAAGGAACATCTAGGATTTGGAATGAGGTAAGTAAAATGACTCTTCTTCTACATTAGATTAGCGTCTCCACAAAAAAATAAACAGTGCATGAGTGATTCTGGTGTTGACTTGTAGATTGGACAAATTAGCGGAGTGGATGTGAACCGTTGATGGATGGGAAATAAAACAGGAAGCTTACCATGGAGAATTTTTCACGCAAAGAGCAAAATCTTGTGAGAAATTTTCAACTTCCATAAATGGCTCTAAATTGGCCTCTGTTACATGAAGTTCAGATAAAATTCAATGGAAGTATGGTAAAATTGGTAAGCAAACATGTACCCTGATGCAACATCATATATTTTTACTCTATTCATCACCCACTGAATTGTGTCTTCACCTTCTCTCGGAGTTATGGAGAGGATTCGTTGAGTAATTTTTGGAGAAAAAAGATGTGAAAATTAATGCTTGATTCCACTATTTATTTGACAAAAGCAAGTCTTTTACTCATAACAAATGGTAACTATCTGATAGTAGTGTCGCAGATGATGGGATAGTGAAGGGGTAAAGAGGAAGGAGCCATGGTTCACTGAAGATTCGGATATCACCATAACTTGCTTTTCAACTAATGCCTTTCTCTACAACTCACATCCTTTCAAGAATACTTTGCCAACCCCAAGAAGGTAAGGTTCCTACTTCTGCTGTAAGGatagaattaaatataaaatatttaacagACGCAGGGATGATGAACTAATTCGGAAAAGACTTGACAGAGTACTTGTTGATAAATCTTGGTCTCAATTATACTCTTAACCCACAGTCTTTAGACTATCAGAGACAAGTTCTAATCATGCCCTCTCCTTTTGGACACTAACTACTAATCGAAGAGATCAAAGAGGAGATTCAAGTTTCAATCCCGCTGgtgtggtgaagaacaaattCGCAATTTTATCAGCGAGTTTTGAAACTCGGATATAAAAGGTTCAGTAATGTTCAGATTATTTCAGAAGCTTAAATTGGTTAGACACTGGTTCTCTAGCAAAAAAAACAGCCCTACTAATTCTAAAAATGAGATCGTAGAATTTATTAATCTCATAGAACAAAAACGAACATCGGACATCATGGGAGTGGATACATTAAATTACTTGAACTTGAACAACGgcttgaaaaaaatatatttgcacGAGAAATTTTATTGGAAAGACAAATCTATAATTAAATGACAGAAGAAAGGAGATTAAAATACAAACTTCTTCCATCGAAAATTTAAATCTAGagcaagaagaaataaaatatggcATCTGCAGAGAGATAATGGGGATATGGCAATAACCAATGATGATATTGCTAAGGTAGCTGAAGACTACTTTAAGAGTATTTTCACATCTTCCAATCAGGCGGATCTTGAGCATTTTTTCACATACTTCGAACCTAAGGTTACAACTAACATGAACCATAGGCTCAGAAGACATGTTTCTATGAAGGAGGTAAAACGAGCTACTTTTAGTATTCATCCCTCAGAGTGCATCATGAGAGGATGATATGGTGGCTAAATTCTTCCAATTCTACTTAAATATAGTGGGAAAAGACATGTTTCGGgctgtgaaaattttttttgttggaggtagaattttaaaaagttttaaccaCACCAATATCTATCTAATGCCAAAGGTCTCAGATGCGAGCGATATGATTCAAATAAGGTCCATCAGTTTGTCCTCTGTTGTCTACAAAATTATTTCGAAGTTGCTGGTCTATAGACTCCAAGAGTGTATGAACAAGGTAATTAGCTATACTCAAAGTGCATTTTTGAAAAGTAGACTTATTTTTGATAACATTCTTATAGCACACAAATGTATGCACTACCTTAAACAAAAAAGTGAAGCTTGGAATACGAAATGGCACTCAAGCTTAATATGAGTAAAGCCTACGACAGGGTGGAGTGGCATTTTCTATGGTTTATTATGGAGAAGTTGGGCTTTAAATCGAGATTCATTGACTGGATTCGTGAATTGCTGAAAACTGTTTCTTGCTCTGTTATTATGGAAGGttaattttatggttttttttaacCAAATAGAAGTATCTGTCAAGGTGACcctctattctttttttttattattatgtgcAGAAAgactttccttcttgctacacaaagTAGAGCAAAACAGTCTCATTCGAGAAATCCAGATAAACAGAAGATGTCAAATTATAAATCACTTTCTATTTGCCGATGATTCTATTCTATTTGGCAAAATCTCGGAAAATAGTTGT is a window from the Arachis hypogaea cultivar Tifrunner chromosome 1, arahy.Tifrunner.gnm2.J5K5, whole genome shotgun sequence genome containing:
- the LOC112704452 gene encoding protein ALWAYS EARLY 3 isoform X3, which translates into the protein MAPSKKSRSVNKRFPNVREAALSKDKNAENASKNKQKASPGTQKKRKLADMLGPQWSKEELEHFYEAYRKYGKDWKKVSLAVRNRSVEMVEALYTMNRAYLSLPEGTASVVGLIAMMTDHYSVLGGSDSEKESNEDAEVSKRSQKRLRRKQMNDHKTLEGPFSDHSQSQSVASGDGCLSLLKTRNSGLTPHAVRKRTPRVPISHSIGKDNAEKLFSSARQGRKQMVDTNDVTHKIALALAEASQRGGSSKISASPNKRAAPSPSKKSGKKVKSEIAGSKFCSSDLDGGSSELSLGSTEGDNGDYNRKTVNWTSRENTGKGRSREKRVKHTGNNLEPEESLNMHLDEIKEASSGTDDGKNLNFIKSNFSTDFANAKNPSPSSYKGSKKRSKKLQVEKDEASAFDALKTLADLSLMMPVTNADSESSAQVREGNHDVEESKVKMHKATKIERTASSALGKIFSDGAAIPEGEGVNQLNAGIRKRKQKSFSLNNDETHTDSHLSGSQKIKDTDEVKKSMVKGKRSSVSTTYPRQPKVVKSPGKMSSSGNDKREGDDSTSSPIKVSSANQVGQVNKGRPRRKMGKPKPMAEGDPVVSGNIFSSQHNKSCASVQNSSSSPKGKLINCLSSHQARRWCTFEWFYSAIDYPWFSKREFVEYLDHVGLGHVPRLTRIEWGVIRSSLGKPRRFSEQFLIEEKQKLNQYRESVRSHYAEVLAGTKEGLPTDLARPLIVGQRVIAIHPKTREIHNGSILTVDHCRCLVQFDQRELGAEFVMDIDCMPMYPFENMPTSMARHHIAHCRINETFNDLRLNGKLKQEIIADHTILSPSETIDTTKGLHILPTKHGSSTLSNQGVSPNSKSQVKAMCNQICNAQQAPSLQPFPFEHVHSKEADISAISELTRALDKKELVMSELKVMNDGVSESQKYGDNSLKDSEPFKRSYASLIKHLTEVNEQVSSALFRLRQRNTYQGSTTELSLKPIANYDDPGGQASSSNCSACHNQESIPLGHIAEIVESSRRKARAMVVQATQAMSIFMKTDSKVEKIEDAINFINNQLSVDDPAAPATNSLPADSIHVTLASQDQLTGNTLNPSVNCHAQDAEFNSSSDQNEMKIPSELISHCLATLLMIQKCTERQFPPADVAQVLDSAVTSLQPFCSKNLPIYGEIQKCMGIIRNQILALIPT
- the LOC112704452 gene encoding protein ALWAYS EARLY 3 isoform X2 → MPSISFCSQHQQLQLLLASSSLVSIICFLCHSRLHLLLKDSNQIPPQNHCYAFNSQFQFSTIGCIFWILFLIHVVFREKRDSISVFGHLEQTLEPQIMAPSKKSRSVNKRFPNVREAALSKDKNAENASKNKQKASPGTQKKRKLADMLGPQWSKEELEHFYEAYRKYGKDWKKVSLAVRNRSVEMVEALYTMNRAYLSLPEGTASVVGLIAMMTDHYSVLGGSDSEKESNEDAEVSKRSQKRLRRKQMNDHKTLEGPFSDHSQSQSVASGDGCLSLLKTRNSGLTPHAVRKRTPRVPISHSIGKDNAEKLFSSARQGRKQMVDTNDVTHKIALALAEASQRGGSSKISASPNKRAAPSPSKKSGKKVKSEIAGSKFCSSDLDGGSSELSLGSTEGDNGDYNRKTVNWTSRENTGKGRSREKRVKHTGNNLEPEESLNMHLDEIKEASSGTDDGKNLNFIKSNFSTDFANAKNPSPSSYKGSKKRSKKLQVEKDEASAFDALKTLADLSLMMPVTNADSESSAQVREGNHDVEESKVKMHKATKIERTASSALGKIFSDGAAIPEGEGVNQLNAGIRKRKQKSFSLNNDETHTDSHLSGSQKIKDTDEVKKSMVKGKRSSVSTTYPRQPKVVKSPGKMSSSGNDKREGDDSTSSPIKVSSANQVGQVNKGRPRRKMGKPKPMAEGDPVVSGNIFSSQHNKSCASVQNSSSSPKGKLINCLSSHQARRWCTFEWFYSAIDYPWFSKREFVEYLDHVGLGHVPRLTRIEWGVIRSSLGKPRRFSEQFLIEEKQKLNQYRESVRSHYAEVLAGTKEGLPTDLARPLIVGQRVIAIHPKTREIHNGSILTVDHCRCLVQFDQRELGAEFVMDIDCMPMYPFENMPTSMARHHIAHCRINETFNDLRLNGKLKQEIIADHTILSPSETIDTTKGLHILPTKHGSSTLSNQGVSPNSKSQVKAMCNQICNAQQAPSLQPFPFEHVHSKEADISAISELTRALDKKVMNDGVSESQKYGDNSLKDSEPFKRSYASLIKHLTEVNEQVSSALFRLRQRNTYQGSTTELSLKPIANYDDPGGQASSSNCSACHNQESIPLGHIAEIVESSRRKARAMVVQATQAMSIFMKTDSKVEKIEDAINFINNQLSVDDPAAPATNSLPADSIHVTLASQDQLTGNTLNPSVNCHAQDAEFNSSSDQNEMKIPSELISHCLATLLMIQKCTERQFPPADVAQVLDSAVTSLQPFCSKNLPIYGEIQKCMGIIRNQILALIPT